Proteins encoded together in one Diabrotica undecimpunctata isolate CICGRU chromosome 3, icDiaUnde3, whole genome shotgun sequence window:
- the LOC140437637 gene encoding ATP-binding cassette sub-family C member 4-like isoform X1, whose product MDSTKETYNPNPRDSSNIFSILFFGFTYPIFKKGMKKDFDVEDLYNPLKNDRSTLLGDKLERNWEKQKLKQKGKPSLLRAVAITYWFEYLRLGFLTLIGDVVIRVSQPYVLGLLLTYYSPDSTTTKQQALGYAGMIVTFNTLTSFIKNQYMMNSMHAGMRVRTSVCALIYRKAIKLSTTALGKSSVGKIVNLLSNDVSRFDSASMLLHQMWVGPVSAIIIMYIIFQDIGWSGAAGVVTIVTIMPMQAYIGKLSAKYRRMIAGKTDERIRLMNEVIGGIQVIKMYAWEIPFTKLISLARKAEINVIRRTAYIRGVFMAFNLFNNRFALFATLATMVFTNKAVTAARVYVFMSYYQILANTLAGVFVNGLTQIAELLVSISRIEEFLENEEHKELPALRRSISSNVNEEMVSCKNMVASWNENSLDPVLKNLNFKLGKNTLLGVIGPVGSGKSSLLQSILGELDIVEGTLAVHGTLSYASQEPWIFSGSIRQNILFGSDFDKARYDEVLKVCELKKDFDQFPDRDFTLIGEKGANLSGGQKARINLARAIYKDADIYLLDDPLSAVDSIVSKVLYEDCINGFLAKKARILVTHQVYYLKTADHILVLNNGGIEIEGTYSQLLKSDNPLTVHLTEEIEEILKRQKSQDSAIEEQEARNISTTDVSKVNGKMKAIAREMQEETSKGKVKGSLFLEFFKSGMSICEIVFLVSLLTVAQGSATVIDWFISFWTNIEEYQMTLNSNSTAVNGSLNSTVVDESVPFYMNWSSQTCLIIYGAILFFCLVTTLSRSLSFYRFILNCSENLHGMLFTGVTNTYMRFFDKNPSGRILNRFSKDIGSVDEILPRMLFEAARITLKMLGHLALVLYVNPASVIVVIILGILFSFIRIVYLRSSNNIKRLEGRMKSPVFSHLTATLEGLTTIRAFKAQNILRAEFDKHQDSHTSAWFMFISTSSAFGFSLDVICLMFIGSLTFSLIGLGEYFNLTGGDVGLAINQASALTQNIQFLVRFSADISNQLMSVERILEYKELMPEQQPEKPLLPPKSWPDKGIVNIEHLNMKYIEDGPTILKDVSIKIEPKEKIGIVGRTGAGKSSLISAIFRLTPLEGKIYIDDINTKDITLKQLRSKVSIIPQDPILFSGTLRYNLDPFDEYSDEMLYRALNEVELKDPNNIINRLENRVMDRGSNYSVGQRQLICLARAIIRNNKILVLDEATANVDPQTDALIQRTIREKFADCTVLTVAHRLNTIIDNDRILVLEAGEVVEFDHPYLLLQNKFGVFRKMVEETGIAMLRQFLETSSQNYQKLID is encoded by the exons ATGGATTCCACAAAGGAAACCTACAATCCCAATCCAAGGGACAGTTCCAATATATTCTCGATACTATTTTTTGG GTTCACATATCCCATATTCAAGAAGGGCATGAAGAAAGACTTTGACGTGGAAGATTTGTATAACCCGTTGAAAAATGACAGAAGCACTCTTTTGGGAGATAAATTAGAAag AAATTGGGAAAAACAAAAACTTAAACAGAAAGGCAAACCCAGTCTCCTCCGAGCAGTAGCAATTACATATTGGTTCGAATATTTACGACTAGGATTCCTCACATTGATAGGAGATGTAGTTATTCGAGTAAGCCAACCTTACGTTTTGGGATTGTTGCTCACCTATTACAGCCCAGATTCCACAACCACCAAACAACAAGCTCTAGGGTACGCTGGGATGATAGTTACTTTTAATACTCTAACGTCGTTTATAAAGAATCAGTATATGATGAATTCTATGCATGCTGGTATGCGAGTAAGGACTTCAGTTTGTGCTCTTATTTATAGAAAG gCCATCAAATTAAGCACTACTGCCCTCGGTAAAAGTTCAGTGGGAAAGATTGTCAATCTTCTTTCGAACGATGTCAGCAGATTCGATTCAGCTTCGATGTTGCTGCACCAAATGTGGGTTGGACCAGTTTCCGCAATAATAATTATGTATATCATTTTTCAAGACATTGGATGGTCCGGAGCAGCTGGTGTTGTTACTATTGTTACAATTATGCCCATGCAAG cgTATATTGGAAAATTATCAGCAAAATATAGAAGAATGATCGCTGGTAAAACAGATGAAAGGATAAGACTGATGAACGAGGTCATCGGAGGTATTCAGGTGATTAAGATGTACGCATGGGAAATACCGTTTACGAAATTAATCAGTCTTGCTCGAAAAGCTGAAATTAATGTTATTAGAAGAACCGCGTATATAAGGGGTGTATTTATGGCCTTTAACTTATTCAACAATAGATTCGCTTTGTTTGCAACTTTGGCTACCATGGTATTTACTAACAAAGCAGTCACGGCAGCTAGA GTGTACGTTTTCATGTCATATTACCAAATCCTAGCTAATACACTAGCTGGAGTATTCGTCAATGGTCTTACACAAATCGCCGAACTTTTAGTTTCCATCAGCAGAATCGAAGAATTTCTCGAAAACGAAGAACACAAAGAATTACCTGCCCTTAGAAGATCTATAAGCTCGAACGTCAACGAAGAGATGGTGTCATGTAAAAACATGGTTGCGTCCTGGAATGAAAACTCACTTGATCCTGTCTTAAAAAACCTAAATTTTAAGCTTGGGAAAAATACTCTGCTTGGTGTTATTGGACCTGTTGGTAGTGGGAAAAGTTCATTGCTACAGTCTATTTTGG GTGAACTTGATATAGTTGAAGGAACCCTAGCCGTCCATGGCACACTCTCATATGCCTCCCAAGAACCTTGGATCTTTTCCGGCAGTATTAGGCAAAACATTCTTTTTGGTTCCGACTTTGACAAAGCACGCTATGATGAAGTATTAAAAGTATGCGAACTGAAAAAAGATTTTGATCAATTCCCTGACCGAGACTTCACTCTAATAGGAGAGAAGGGTGCTAATCTCAGTGGTGGACAAAAAGCTAGGATCAATCTAGCCCGTGCTATTTACAAAGATGCGGATATATATTTGTTGGATGATCCGCTTTCTGCTGTTGACAGTATTGTTTCCAAAGTATTATATGAagactgcattaatggatttttaGCTAAGAAAGCAAGGATATTAGTAACCCAtcaagtttattatttaaaaactgcTGATCACATTCTAGTCCTTAATAAt gGAGGTATCGAAATTGAAGGTACCTATTCACAACTACTAAAAAGCGATAACCCTCTAACTGTCCacttaaccgaagaaattgaagaaattttAAAACGTCAAAAGTCCCAAGATTCTGCCATAGAAGAACAGGAAGCTAGGAATATAAGCACGACAGACGTTTccaaagtaaatggaaaaatgaaaGCCATTGCCAGAGAAATGCAAGAAGAGACGTCTAAAGGCAAAGTTAAAGGTTCCTTATTCCTCGAATTCTTTAAATCAGGCATGAGCATATGCGAAATAGTATTTTTAGTTTCTCTTCTTACCGTAGCCCAGGGCAGCGCCACTGTTATAGATTGGTTCATTAGCTTCTGGACGAATATCGAAGAGTACCAGATGACTCTAAACTCAAACTCTACCGCAGTCAATGGTTCATTAAACTCTACCGTAGTTGATGAAAGTGTACCGTTTTACATGAACTGGAGTAGCCAGACTTGTTTGATAATCTATGGAgccattttatttttttgcttGGTTACGACATTATCGAGGTCACTTAGTTTCTACAGATTTATACTAAATTGTTCTGAAAATTTACACGGCATGTTATTCACTGGTGTAACTAATACATATATGAGGtttttcgataaaaatccaagtgGAAGAATCTTGAATAGGTTTTCAAAGGATATTGGTTCTGTGGATGAAATCTTGCCCAGAATGTTATTCGAAGCTGCTAGG ATCACTCTCAAAATGCTTGGACACTTGGCTTTAGTTCTTTATGTAAACCCGGCATCAGTTATCGTTGTAATAATATTgggaattttgttttcatttatcagGATAGTGTATCTCCGATCGTCCAACAATATTAAGCGGCTTGAAGGAAGAA tgAAAAGTCCAGTCTTCAGTCATCTAACAGCTACATTGGAAGGATTAACGACCATAAGAGCCTTTAAAGCTCAAAACATTCTTAGGGCGGAATTCGACAAGCACCAAGATAGCCATACTAGCGCATGGTTTATGTTTATAAGTACCAGTTCTGCGTTTGGATTTTCATTGGATGTTATCTGTCTGATGTTCATTGGATCGTTAACCTTTAGCTTGATTGGGCTGGGTGAAT aTTTTAACTTAACTGGCGGTGACGTTGGTCTAGCTATTAATCAAGCCTCGGCGCTTACTCAAAACATTCAATTTCTGGTTCGTTTCTCTGCCGATATCTCTAATCAACTAATGTCGGTAGAAAGAATTCTAGAATACAAAGAACTGATGCCAGAACAGCAACCAGAAAAGCCACTATTACCTCCAAAAAGTTGGCCAGATAAAGGGATTGTTAATATAGAACATCTAAATATGAAATATATCGAGGATGGTCCCACTATTCTGAAAGATGTCAGTATTAAGATTGAACCCAAAGAAAAG attggtATTGTGGGCAGAACCGGAGCTGGAAAGTCCTCACTAATATCAGCCATATTCCGATTGACTCCTCTAGAaggaaaaatttacattgatGACATAAATACCAAAGACATAACACTCAAACAACTTAGGTCTAAAGTTTCAATCATACCCCAAGATCCAATCTTGTTCTCTGGCACCTTGAGATATAATTTAGATCCGTTCGATGAATACAGCGATGAAATGTTGTATAGAGCCTTAAACGAAGTCGAACTAAAGGATCCGAATAACATTATTAATCGTTTGGAGAACAGAGTTATGGATAGAGGATCAAACTACAGCGTTGGGCAAAGGCAGCTAATATGTTTGGCGAGGGCTATTATAAGGAATAATAAGATTTTGGTCTTGGATGAAGCTACTGCAAACGTGGATCCACA GACTGATGCTTTAATCCAAAGAACTATTAGAGAAAAGTTCGCAGATTGTACAGTTTTAACAGTTGCACATCGGTTGAACACAATCATCGACAATGACCGAATATTGGTGCTTGAAGCAGGAGAAGTTGTCGAATTCGATCATCCGTACCTATTATTACAAAACAAATTTGGAGTATTTAGAAAGATGGTGGAAGAGACTGGAATAGCTATGCTCAGACAGTTTTTGGAAACTTCCAGTCAGAATTATCAAAAATTAATTGACTAG
- the LOC140437637 gene encoding ATP-binding cassette sub-family C member 4-like isoform X2, which translates to MKKDFDVEDLYNPLKNDRSTLLGDKLERNWEKQKLKQKGKPSLLRAVAITYWFEYLRLGFLTLIGDVVIRVSQPYVLGLLLTYYSPDSTTTKQQALGYAGMIVTFNTLTSFIKNQYMMNSMHAGMRVRTSVCALIYRKAIKLSTTALGKSSVGKIVNLLSNDVSRFDSASMLLHQMWVGPVSAIIIMYIIFQDIGWSGAAGVVTIVTIMPMQAYIGKLSAKYRRMIAGKTDERIRLMNEVIGGIQVIKMYAWEIPFTKLISLARKAEINVIRRTAYIRGVFMAFNLFNNRFALFATLATMVFTNKAVTAARVYVFMSYYQILANTLAGVFVNGLTQIAELLVSISRIEEFLENEEHKELPALRRSISSNVNEEMVSCKNMVASWNENSLDPVLKNLNFKLGKNTLLGVIGPVGSGKSSLLQSILGELDIVEGTLAVHGTLSYASQEPWIFSGSIRQNILFGSDFDKARYDEVLKVCELKKDFDQFPDRDFTLIGEKGANLSGGQKARINLARAIYKDADIYLLDDPLSAVDSIVSKVLYEDCINGFLAKKARILVTHQVYYLKTADHILVLNNGGIEIEGTYSQLLKSDNPLTVHLTEEIEEILKRQKSQDSAIEEQEARNISTTDVSKVNGKMKAIAREMQEETSKGKVKGSLFLEFFKSGMSICEIVFLVSLLTVAQGSATVIDWFISFWTNIEEYQMTLNSNSTAVNGSLNSTVVDESVPFYMNWSSQTCLIIYGAILFFCLVTTLSRSLSFYRFILNCSENLHGMLFTGVTNTYMRFFDKNPSGRILNRFSKDIGSVDEILPRMLFEAARITLKMLGHLALVLYVNPASVIVVIILGILFSFIRIVYLRSSNNIKRLEGRMKSPVFSHLTATLEGLTTIRAFKAQNILRAEFDKHQDSHTSAWFMFISTSSAFGFSLDVICLMFIGSLTFSLIGLGEYFNLTGGDVGLAINQASALTQNIQFLVRFSADISNQLMSVERILEYKELMPEQQPEKPLLPPKSWPDKGIVNIEHLNMKYIEDGPTILKDVSIKIEPKEKIGIVGRTGAGKSSLISAIFRLTPLEGKIYIDDINTKDITLKQLRSKVSIIPQDPILFSGTLRYNLDPFDEYSDEMLYRALNEVELKDPNNIINRLENRVMDRGSNYSVGQRQLICLARAIIRNNKILVLDEATANVDPQTDALIQRTIREKFADCTVLTVAHRLNTIIDNDRILVLEAGEVVEFDHPYLLLQNKFGVFRKMVEETGIAMLRQFLETSSQNYQKLID; encoded by the exons ATGAAGAAAGACTTTGACGTGGAAGATTTGTATAACCCGTTGAAAAATGACAGAAGCACTCTTTTGGGAGATAAATTAGAAag AAATTGGGAAAAACAAAAACTTAAACAGAAAGGCAAACCCAGTCTCCTCCGAGCAGTAGCAATTACATATTGGTTCGAATATTTACGACTAGGATTCCTCACATTGATAGGAGATGTAGTTATTCGAGTAAGCCAACCTTACGTTTTGGGATTGTTGCTCACCTATTACAGCCCAGATTCCACAACCACCAAACAACAAGCTCTAGGGTACGCTGGGATGATAGTTACTTTTAATACTCTAACGTCGTTTATAAAGAATCAGTATATGATGAATTCTATGCATGCTGGTATGCGAGTAAGGACTTCAGTTTGTGCTCTTATTTATAGAAAG gCCATCAAATTAAGCACTACTGCCCTCGGTAAAAGTTCAGTGGGAAAGATTGTCAATCTTCTTTCGAACGATGTCAGCAGATTCGATTCAGCTTCGATGTTGCTGCACCAAATGTGGGTTGGACCAGTTTCCGCAATAATAATTATGTATATCATTTTTCAAGACATTGGATGGTCCGGAGCAGCTGGTGTTGTTACTATTGTTACAATTATGCCCATGCAAG cgTATATTGGAAAATTATCAGCAAAATATAGAAGAATGATCGCTGGTAAAACAGATGAAAGGATAAGACTGATGAACGAGGTCATCGGAGGTATTCAGGTGATTAAGATGTACGCATGGGAAATACCGTTTACGAAATTAATCAGTCTTGCTCGAAAAGCTGAAATTAATGTTATTAGAAGAACCGCGTATATAAGGGGTGTATTTATGGCCTTTAACTTATTCAACAATAGATTCGCTTTGTTTGCAACTTTGGCTACCATGGTATTTACTAACAAAGCAGTCACGGCAGCTAGA GTGTACGTTTTCATGTCATATTACCAAATCCTAGCTAATACACTAGCTGGAGTATTCGTCAATGGTCTTACACAAATCGCCGAACTTTTAGTTTCCATCAGCAGAATCGAAGAATTTCTCGAAAACGAAGAACACAAAGAATTACCTGCCCTTAGAAGATCTATAAGCTCGAACGTCAACGAAGAGATGGTGTCATGTAAAAACATGGTTGCGTCCTGGAATGAAAACTCACTTGATCCTGTCTTAAAAAACCTAAATTTTAAGCTTGGGAAAAATACTCTGCTTGGTGTTATTGGACCTGTTGGTAGTGGGAAAAGTTCATTGCTACAGTCTATTTTGG GTGAACTTGATATAGTTGAAGGAACCCTAGCCGTCCATGGCACACTCTCATATGCCTCCCAAGAACCTTGGATCTTTTCCGGCAGTATTAGGCAAAACATTCTTTTTGGTTCCGACTTTGACAAAGCACGCTATGATGAAGTATTAAAAGTATGCGAACTGAAAAAAGATTTTGATCAATTCCCTGACCGAGACTTCACTCTAATAGGAGAGAAGGGTGCTAATCTCAGTGGTGGACAAAAAGCTAGGATCAATCTAGCCCGTGCTATTTACAAAGATGCGGATATATATTTGTTGGATGATCCGCTTTCTGCTGTTGACAGTATTGTTTCCAAAGTATTATATGAagactgcattaatggatttttaGCTAAGAAAGCAAGGATATTAGTAACCCAtcaagtttattatttaaaaactgcTGATCACATTCTAGTCCTTAATAAt gGAGGTATCGAAATTGAAGGTACCTATTCACAACTACTAAAAAGCGATAACCCTCTAACTGTCCacttaaccgaagaaattgaagaaattttAAAACGTCAAAAGTCCCAAGATTCTGCCATAGAAGAACAGGAAGCTAGGAATATAAGCACGACAGACGTTTccaaagtaaatggaaaaatgaaaGCCATTGCCAGAGAAATGCAAGAAGAGACGTCTAAAGGCAAAGTTAAAGGTTCCTTATTCCTCGAATTCTTTAAATCAGGCATGAGCATATGCGAAATAGTATTTTTAGTTTCTCTTCTTACCGTAGCCCAGGGCAGCGCCACTGTTATAGATTGGTTCATTAGCTTCTGGACGAATATCGAAGAGTACCAGATGACTCTAAACTCAAACTCTACCGCAGTCAATGGTTCATTAAACTCTACCGTAGTTGATGAAAGTGTACCGTTTTACATGAACTGGAGTAGCCAGACTTGTTTGATAATCTATGGAgccattttatttttttgcttGGTTACGACATTATCGAGGTCACTTAGTTTCTACAGATTTATACTAAATTGTTCTGAAAATTTACACGGCATGTTATTCACTGGTGTAACTAATACATATATGAGGtttttcgataaaaatccaagtgGAAGAATCTTGAATAGGTTTTCAAAGGATATTGGTTCTGTGGATGAAATCTTGCCCAGAATGTTATTCGAAGCTGCTAGG ATCACTCTCAAAATGCTTGGACACTTGGCTTTAGTTCTTTATGTAAACCCGGCATCAGTTATCGTTGTAATAATATTgggaattttgttttcatttatcagGATAGTGTATCTCCGATCGTCCAACAATATTAAGCGGCTTGAAGGAAGAA tgAAAAGTCCAGTCTTCAGTCATCTAACAGCTACATTGGAAGGATTAACGACCATAAGAGCCTTTAAAGCTCAAAACATTCTTAGGGCGGAATTCGACAAGCACCAAGATAGCCATACTAGCGCATGGTTTATGTTTATAAGTACCAGTTCTGCGTTTGGATTTTCATTGGATGTTATCTGTCTGATGTTCATTGGATCGTTAACCTTTAGCTTGATTGGGCTGGGTGAAT aTTTTAACTTAACTGGCGGTGACGTTGGTCTAGCTATTAATCAAGCCTCGGCGCTTACTCAAAACATTCAATTTCTGGTTCGTTTCTCTGCCGATATCTCTAATCAACTAATGTCGGTAGAAAGAATTCTAGAATACAAAGAACTGATGCCAGAACAGCAACCAGAAAAGCCACTATTACCTCCAAAAAGTTGGCCAGATAAAGGGATTGTTAATATAGAACATCTAAATATGAAATATATCGAGGATGGTCCCACTATTCTGAAAGATGTCAGTATTAAGATTGAACCCAAAGAAAAG attggtATTGTGGGCAGAACCGGAGCTGGAAAGTCCTCACTAATATCAGCCATATTCCGATTGACTCCTCTAGAaggaaaaatttacattgatGACATAAATACCAAAGACATAACACTCAAACAACTTAGGTCTAAAGTTTCAATCATACCCCAAGATCCAATCTTGTTCTCTGGCACCTTGAGATATAATTTAGATCCGTTCGATGAATACAGCGATGAAATGTTGTATAGAGCCTTAAACGAAGTCGAACTAAAGGATCCGAATAACATTATTAATCGTTTGGAGAACAGAGTTATGGATAGAGGATCAAACTACAGCGTTGGGCAAAGGCAGCTAATATGTTTGGCGAGGGCTATTATAAGGAATAATAAGATTTTGGTCTTGGATGAAGCTACTGCAAACGTGGATCCACA GACTGATGCTTTAATCCAAAGAACTATTAGAGAAAAGTTCGCAGATTGTACAGTTTTAACAGTTGCACATCGGTTGAACACAATCATCGACAATGACCGAATATTGGTGCTTGAAGCAGGAGAAGTTGTCGAATTCGATCATCCGTACCTATTATTACAAAACAAATTTGGAGTATTTAGAAAGATGGTGGAAGAGACTGGAATAGCTATGCTCAGACAGTTTTTGGAAACTTCCAGTCAGAATTATCAAAAATTAATTGACTAG